The genomic window AGTTCCAAGTCCCGGTTAAGGATAATAAGGCAATTACTCCCATTAGCAATACCAAATCACCCACCCGCTTAGTTAAAAAGGCATCTCTAGCCCCCGTAACTACCAAAGGCTGACTAAACCATAGCCCAACTAAAAGGTAAGTTCCCAAAGTTAGTATTTCTAGAATTACATAGCTAAAAAACAAAGAGTTACATAAAGCTAAAGCACACATCCCACATTCAAACAGTGCCAAAAGCGCATAAAATCGCGCCCACCCCCAGTCCATTTCCATGTACCCTACTGCATAAATCTGGGCAAGTAAATTCATCCCAGTTACGAGTAACATTGCGCCGACAGTGATAGTCGAAATTTCTAGCGGTAAGGAAATATCTAAATTTGCAACTTGCAGCCAAGGGATAATTATTTGTTTTGCTGGTTGATGCCAAGTTGCTGGGATAGCAACTAAGCTATGCACAAAAGCAATAAATGTCATTAATAAATTGATGTAACCCGCAGGTCTTGGCCCCGTGTTCCGAATAATTCCCGGCGACCAAGGTATCGTCAAAACCGCACCAATTAAGGCATACAAAGGTACAGCCCAGATGGTTTGAAGAAAAAATTGCGCCATCGGTATCAACTTTATATTGTTTTAAAACAAATTAACTTTCTAGAACAAATTTGTGCTTGTTCCATGTAACTTTAAAAATCTTAAATCCAAACAAATTCATGCTCTTTTTTAAGATTTAAGTTAAGTTAAAGCTTACCTTATAATAGTTGCATAAGTAAATTATTAATATAGCTGAATAATCAATAAAAATAATTAACTTTACTTATGTAAACAAGCTAGTTATTAATTAAATCAATGATTACCATTGATGGATTTTATAGAAATGTTATCGTCCAAAAAAGACACCGATAATTAAAGCCAAATTATTACAAGCCGTTATATGAAAGGAAATAAGCGCCTTTTGCCTCTAAAATCTAAATGTAAAAAACTACAATGTGACGTTTATAAGCCAGCAATTAGCAAAGTAAGTTGATAAATATAACGGATATATTTATAAATATCGGCTTCCATCTATAGTAATGATTAAAATATCCTATGCACCTTTATGATCGGTTTGAATAAGTTGGCATTGGTGGCACAAACCAAAAAATTCTAAAGTATGATAAAAAATCTTGAATTCATGGGCGTTGTGTAACTGAGTTTCCAATTCATGTACGGGACATTCATCAATTAGGATAGACTGACCGCACTGCAAGCAAGTAAGATGATGTTTATCTTGCTGGATCGAGCTATAAAGGGATTCTCCAGAAGCTAGAGTTCGCACCTGTACGACACCTTCAAGTTTTAGAGCTTCTAAGGCGCGATAAATTGTTGCTAAACCGATATTTTGGCTAGTACGCAATTCTATATAAATATCCTGAGCAGAAATCCCTCGATTGAGGGTTTTGAGGAGTTTAAGAATTCGCTCCTGGCTGCGGGTGCGTTCGGTTCTCATAAAATAATTGTTTAAGTGAATATATTAAAGTTAGTTTGGTCGCTCTTGGTTTTTCTTCTCCCTACTAAAACTACCTTTTGGCGGTAGGATAGCGTTTGTTGCTTTTCTAACCTCTACCTATGAATCGAAAGTATCAAGCTAATATCTATGTTACTCTGCGCCCCTCTGTTCTCGATCCGGCGGGAACTGCCGTACAATCGGGATTAAAGCATATGGGTTACGAACAAGTAGAACAAGTAAGAATTGGTAAGTATATAGAGCTTAAGCTTTCGTCAACCGATGAAAACGCCGCACGGCAACAATTAGATAAAATGTGTGAACAGCTATTAGCCAACTTAGTAATCGAAAATTATCGCTTTGACTTAGTAGAAATTGGAGCATAAATACATGAAGTTTGGCGTTATAGTTTTTCCTGGCTCAAATTGCGATCGCGATGTAGAATATGTCACCCGCGATTTACTCAAGCAACCTACCCGCATGGTATGGCATGAGGAAACAGATATCAGCGATATAGATGTGGTAGTAGTCCCTGGGGGCTTTAGTTACGGCGATTATTTGCGTTGTGGAGCGATCGCGCGTTT from Synechocystis sp. PCC 7509 includes these protein-coding regions:
- the purS gene encoding phosphoribosylformylglycinamidine synthase subunit PurS, producing the protein MNRKYQANIYVTLRPSVLDPAGTAVQSGLKHMGYEQVEQVRIGKYIELKLSSTDENAARQQLDKMCEQLLANLVIENYRFDLVEIGA
- a CDS encoding Fur family transcriptional regulator, translating into MRTERTRSQERILKLLKTLNRGISAQDIYIELRTSQNIGLATIYRALEALKLEGVVQVRTLASGESLYSSIQQDKHHLTCLQCGQSILIDECPVHELETQLHNAHEFKIFYHTLEFFGLCHQCQLIQTDHKGA